In Erigeron canadensis isolate Cc75 chromosome 8, C_canadensis_v1, whole genome shotgun sequence, the DNA window AGAAAAAGGCAGCATTGTTGGGGTATGTGACTTCTTCCAGTCGAATGATACTTGTTTATGCTACTGTTATTGTAATCATCGCAGGCTTCTTTGCTAACATCTTTATCAGTCTCTGTAATGGGTTGATTAGGTTTGAAAATAAACAACCCATGGCTAGAGCCAGGGTTCATAAAAAGCCATGCATGCACGTCCCATAGCACCTCGATTGGTTGCTTGTTCACCATGACTATTTGGTTACCACGGAACTTCCATTGCAAATTTCTTATGTGGATCAGCACAATTCCATCAATGCTTATCCACATTTCAGGGTCTTTTGGTCCTATTGTTGAACTTTCGACCACGATTTCGTAGTCTTTTcgatttttatcaaattttgcTCTTGTTGTGAAACTTTTCTTTCCAAACATGTGCTCTTTCTTGAAAAACAGGAGGGCCTCGGCTGCACCTGGACGTGACTTTGTCCTTTTGTATACCTTCTTTTTCAAGTCCCCCATCAGCAACACAACTTCCTCGTCACAAACTAATGCAACATAGAATTCTGAGCATGGTTCTGGAGACCCTGAAAACTTTGCTGACCGAAGATCCCAATATATGTCGATTTGGAGCCCATCAACCTCGAAAGTCTTGTAACTCTTTTTCCCCCAAAAGTGCCATGGCTTGAGATCAATCTTGCAGTTGTGGCGATGTTTAGATTCCACACTATCTACAAAAATGTTAAGCGAGtgatttattatgtttttggtCCAAAGTGCCATAACAGTTCGCCAATAGCCGCCAATGTATGCTTGATACATGCATGTAACGGTGCATTGTGCCGATTTTGTTGACGTAAGATCTTCTCCTTGCAAAATCGACATTGATTGATCCTTTGAGGTGACAAGAGAATCCATTTTTCGATCATGAGTTGAATATCTTCAAATCTCATGAGTTTTCCTCTATCAGAAGATCCACAATCAAATCATGTTAAAACATTTACATGAAAATCGATCATGAAATCCTCTGAGGAAGCTTATGCTGGTTCTGATCAAGAAATCTTTTGCGTTAATCGTCTTCAAATAATTCCTTGAATGAATGAAACTATGCTAGAATTTCGATCAGTTTTCAAAGGGGTGGATATTAGAtgttaaaaatgtatatatgctCTTATCTCAAGTTTATTTTGCAAGAACATAGAAGGAAAACGTTTAGGGACACGATTCCTTGAAGATAAAGTGCAAAAAAACGAGGGAgacatgaaacatatatatgcatataaatttCTCTACATATGTATTTAGAGggaataaaaatacataatttaattgctctatattttatctaattttATGAATCAAAATAAATGGACAAAAATGAAGGCAGGATCTATCAGTGGACCAAAAAAAAGCAGAGTTCAAAATACtaaatttaattgtttatggtgaatatatagattatttatttgatataaatggcaagaaaagaaaaacaacgaATGCTAAAACTTAACGGTGCAAACCTTCGTTGTAAATTACTAAATTAATTGTAAGCGCACCAATTTTcatacaaaaatttataaacatacaaTATCTTGTACTTCATCAATCGttgactttttaaaatattaaggtTATCTTTGTCATTTCCCACATTTTTTCCATTAAAAGCTGATATATCTGATCTGTTAAGATACATGATCAGTCCATATGCAAATTTTACTACATGTGCTGCCTTTTTATGATAAAAACTGAATAAGTAATCAAATGCTACTTATGTTATACGATATAAATTGATTGACAAGCGAGTGTGATCAAGCTGACGTACTTGAAAGCCTCTGTATGCATTCCAGCATTTGCATAGCCTATAAAAATCGTAACTAGAGAATTATCAACATGTAAAACCTAGCTAAACAAGCAGTTTTATCCTGGAAGAGTGGAAGTCCTGCTCAGCCTTGGACTAAAATATATTAGTTAGAGAGATATTGATCATGAAAATTTAGCTATAATACACTACTAATTTTATATGCAAGTATTTTTTCAAGAATATTAACTCACTAATCATCAAGAACTTACAAGTTAATGATCATCACTTTCAAGACAGCTCATGTATGATGTGAAGTGTGACGCTATAGAAAGGCAAAAGTTGAAAGGAATGAAGCCTGGTCCAGAGTTAGTGCAATTATGTTTTGCGATATCTGGGCCATGCAACAGCCCTTCCATCTTACTGTCTTCCTAAGTCCTTAATTTCGTTGCACATGTGCGCATCTTGATATTTCAATGGGTAAGTCTGTAACATGGTTCTACTCTGCGTGATGTGGAGGAAGATGGAAATATGAAATGGATAGCTTTGGAATCTATGTCTCTGCTATTAGCTAGAACTATGGCAGCTGTCAAAATTAGGCATTTAAGAGCACTATTCGTCGTATGGTGAAAATCTAGAAGACAATGGATAGAATTCTGTAATATGTTTGTAAAT includes these proteins:
- the LOC122580473 gene encoding uncharacterized protein LOC122580473, whose product is MDSLVTSKDQSMSILQGEDLTSTKSAQCTVTCMYQAYIGGYWRTVMALWTKNIINHSLNIFVDSVESKHRHNCKIDLKPWHFWGKKSYKTFEVDGLQIDIYWDLRSAKFSGSPEPCSEFYVALVCDEEVVLLMGDLKKKVYKRTKSRPGAAEALLFFKKEHMFGKKSFTTRAKFDKNRKDYEIVVESSTIGPKDPEMWISIDGIVLIHIRNLQWKFRGNQIVMVNKQPIEVLWDVHAWLFMNPGSSHGLFIFKPNQPITETDKDVSKEACDDYNNSSINKYHSTGRSHIPQQCCLFLYVWKIE